TTATCGGCACCGATATCCAGGCGAAATATGACCCGCCGCGCTCCGGCGATATTCTCCACTCGTACGCGTCGATAGACAAATTTAAAGCTTTCGGATACAGTCCGACCGTGGGGTTCGAGGAAGGTCTCAGGCGCACGGTGGAATTCTATAAGAAACGTATGTGACGGTTATTGACAGGCCGTATTAGAATAAAAAGGCGGGGCGCTTTGGGCCCCGCCTTTCTTATATCGAAAATCTCCATCCGCAATAATACTTCTCACCGGCTTCTGGGTCCGGCGGGCAGCAAATACACTCGGTCTTTATGCGCGGATCGATCGTCTTCGCGAAATTGGTGTACTCGACAATCCCCACGCTCTTACACGGGAACAGCGGCATCTGCTTGCGTTTGCGGGCCGACTGCACCCGGCAATCCGTCATATAAAACTCGAACGAATTCTCTGTCTCGTTGCCGATTACCTGCGTGTTTATGAAAGCATACAAACGCAGCCCGAGCGCCTTCTTGAGACCCTCAAGCCCGCTGTTTTCCGGTATGTTGTGACGGGCCATGATCCTCTTGGCCTCGATGACCGTGAATTTGTCCCAGGCGTCGGTGTCTGCCTCTATAGCCGCATCCATCCCGTATTTCTTCTCAACCACCTGAAACCACAAACCGTCATGGGCCAGCCAGTTCTTGGCGAAATCAACCAGCATCTCTTCGAGAGTCTCGCGGCTCAACTGCTTCATGTTGCTCATTACAGATTACCTTTCGATATCTTTTGCATGCTACGTGAATCAGGAACAATTTGGTTTACATTTTCCAAGCATTTAGGTATCATTTTACGTTATTTAGAGCAGAGAATCAAATGTTAATGATAATCTGCCGCCGGTAAAGAAGACTACGAAAGATCGGAATCGGACGCGCAAAAAAAGTCTACTCGCCGAGGAAATATTATCGCCTTTGCTTGTTAAAAGGATAAGAGCGGCCCGGCCGCCGGGAAGACACCACTATGAGTCGATATCGGTTTATATTGTATTTGCTGCTTCTGGGCTTTTCAACGATATCCGTATCGGCAGGTAACCTGTCGGATGAACTCACTGACCTGATAGCCGCGAAAAAATCCTCCGACATTGTCAAAGTCTGGATAAAGCTCTACGATGTCGAGACATCGGCCGAGTTCAAAGCCAAAATCTCATCACGCTCATCGGCCCTGTCCGATATTCACAAATCGGGCATCGACCGCCTGAAAGCCAACCATACGGACGCACAGGACGAATTGCTCGATCACTTGCGCGCGATGACATCAAATAAACAAGCATCGGTTAAATCGTACAAAGGCCACTGGATCGCCAACATAATCGAAGCCGAGGTCTCGGTCGAGCAACTCCGCCAACTTGAGCGAAGATCCGATATCGAGACCATATACTCCGAGCCCCAAATCGTATCGATTCTGCCGGAGCAGGCCGTGTCAATATCGGCAAAGACCGCGATAGTCGAATCCAACATTCAATATATCAACGCTCCCGCCGCCTGGTCCGCCGGATATACAGGACAGGGGAGAGTCGTATGCTCGTTCGATACCGGCGTCGATGGCCTCCATCCGGCCCTTTTCAACAATTGGAAGGGCCACGATGGTGACTCGGCGGCGGCATGGTTCGACCCGGCAAGCGGTGAATCCTTCCCGCATTCACTGGACACTCTTGTGGTGCCGCTTGCCTCTCCCGGTCACGGCACGCACACAATGGGCATTATCGTGGGGCACGACGATGCTACCGGTGATACGATCGGCGTGGCGCTCGATGCCAAATGGATCTCCGCGGGAGTAATCGATATCTACGGTGCCTCTATTATCGATGCGTTCGAATGGGCGGCGGATCCCGATGGCGACCCGAACAGTATCGATGATGTCCCCGATGTTATCAGTCACAGCTGGGGCGTCTCCGATGTCGGTTGTGACAATATTTTCTTCACTATCATCGACAATGTCGAGGCCCTCGGTATCGTGAATGTCTTTTCCGCCGGTAACGAAGGCCTTCAGGGGGCAGGCACAATACGCAATCCGGCTGTCCGGGCCAACACCAATATCGACTGTTTTGCCGTCGGCAACATTGATGACAGTGTGGGTGTAATTGCGCAGTCCTCCTCTCTAGGTCCATCCTCCTGCAACGGTGCTACCAAGCCTAATGTCGTGGCTCCCGGCGTAGGTATTCGCTCAGCGTGGCCGGGAGGGGGGTACAGTGAATTGGGCGGAACCTCACAGGCGGCTCCGCACGTGGCGGGGTTGGTGGCAATGTTAAGGCAGAGAAATCCGAATGCTACGGTCGATGAAATCAAGCAGGCTATTCTCGTCTCTACGAAC
This genomic stretch from Candidatus Zixiibacteriota bacterium harbors:
- a CDS encoding DUF6125 family protein; its protein translation is MSNMKQLSRETLEEMLVDFAKNWLAHDGLWFQVVEKKYGMDAAIEADTDAWDKFTVIEAKRIMARHNIPENSGLEGLKKALGLRLYAFINTQVIGNETENSFEFYMTDCRVQSARKRKQMPLFPCKSVGIVEYTNFAKTIDPRIKTECICCPPDPEAGEKYYCGWRFSI